A DNA window from Candidatus Binataceae bacterium contains the following coding sequences:
- a CDS encoding aspartate carbamoyltransferase catalytic subunit, with translation MPRIPKYDLVSIEDLSIGEIERIFTLADTFAAALERGQNLTLASGLVMATLFYEPSTRTRLSFESAMHRLGGAVISSADMHASSAAKGESLADTVRVVSAYADLLVVRHPNDGAARVAAEYAAAPVINAGDGSREHPTQTLCDLYILRRKKGRLKGLTVAICGDLKFGRTVHSLIYALARFGANIVTVPYGGMGVPEYVLERIAAEHDYAPSSITFDELRSKSGALDALYLTPSGPHQMALFTGDDLLVKVSVAAPTALDAFYVTRLQRERFADKDDAAGAYVHFDARALRSSRAQEAVVLHPLPRTDELAYEFDKDPRAIYFEQAAAGVPVRMALIVWMLETAQRERPPAARETLIAFKHEAAPRCVNAGCISRHEPAYLSPRFRLARAADRSVLAIRCDLCERELRAEYVGHATAHRYYHFDENLYGYVQQWIAEGSLAVFETVKEAEERGYEPYKRGPQRELMNAAEIEQACQTMADQIVAGVADPAQLAIVGVISRGAILAMRLRELVQARTGVRPACAAVDVYASDAGLRRIEDSGGRFIVDGRAIVLVDDVINSGWTVQRAMTALWRHGRPASVQLAVLIDRGHRAVPIRPNYIGKSIPTAQTERVQVRLKAAGADGRKLADRVVIYSMVEPFTEARAVR, from the coding sequence ATGCCGCGTATCCCGAAATACGATCTGGTCTCGATTGAAGATCTTTCGATCGGCGAGATCGAGCGCATCTTCACACTCGCGGATACGTTTGCCGCGGCGCTCGAACGCGGGCAAAACCTGACGCTAGCCAGCGGTCTGGTCATGGCGACGCTGTTTTATGAGCCGTCAACGCGCACGCGCCTGAGCTTCGAGTCCGCGATGCATCGCCTGGGCGGCGCGGTAATCAGTTCGGCGGATATGCACGCGTCGTCGGCGGCGAAGGGCGAGAGCCTCGCGGACACGGTGCGCGTCGTGTCGGCGTACGCCGACCTGTTGGTGGTGCGCCATCCGAATGACGGCGCGGCGCGAGTGGCGGCGGAATACGCTGCGGCGCCGGTGATTAACGCGGGCGACGGCAGCCGCGAGCATCCGACGCAGACGCTGTGCGATCTCTATATCCTGCGGCGCAAAAAGGGCCGCCTCAAAGGACTGACCGTCGCGATTTGCGGTGACCTGAAATTCGGCCGCACCGTCCACTCGTTGATTTATGCACTCGCCCGCTTCGGCGCGAATATCGTGACGGTGCCTTACGGCGGGATGGGGGTGCCGGAATACGTGCTGGAACGGATCGCGGCGGAGCACGATTACGCACCCTCTTCGATCACGTTCGACGAGCTCCGCTCTAAATCCGGGGCGCTCGACGCCCTGTACCTCACACCCAGCGGGCCTCATCAGATGGCGTTGTTTACCGGTGACGACCTGTTGGTGAAAGTTTCCGTAGCGGCGCCGACAGCGCTCGACGCCTTTTACGTCACGCGGCTCCAGCGCGAGCGTTTCGCGGACAAGGACGACGCTGCGGGAGCTTACGTACACTTCGACGCGCGGGCGCTGCGGAGCAGCCGTGCGCAGGAGGCCGTCGTGCTGCATCCGCTGCCGCGGACCGACGAACTCGCCTATGAGTTCGACAAGGATCCGCGCGCAATTTATTTCGAGCAGGCTGCGGCCGGGGTTCCGGTGCGGATGGCGCTGATCGTCTGGATGCTCGAGACCGCGCAACGCGAGCGCCCGCCGGCGGCGCGTGAAACCTTGATCGCGTTCAAGCACGAAGCGGCGCCGCGCTGCGTTAACGCCGGCTGCATTTCGCGGCACGAACCCGCTTATCTTTCTCCGCGCTTCCGACTGGCGCGAGCGGCTGATCGTTCGGTATTGGCGATCCGCTGCGACCTCTGCGAACGCGAGCTGCGCGCCGAGTACGTCGGCCATGCCACGGCGCATCGGTACTATCATTTTGACGAGAATCTCTACGGCTACGTGCAGCAGTGGATCGCAGAGGGCTCCCTGGCGGTTTTCGAGACCGTTAAAGAGGCGGAGGAGCGAGGCTACGAGCCTTACAAGCGAGGCCCGCAGCGCGAGCTGATGAACGCGGCCGAAATCGAACAAGCCTGTCAGACCATGGCGGATCAGATCGTGGCCGGCGTGGCGGACCCGGCGCAGCTCGCGATCGTCGGCGTGATCAGCCGCGGGGCAATTCTTGCGATGAGATTGCGGGAGCTCGTGCAAGCCCGCACCGGCGTGCGCCCGGCCTGCGCCGCGGTGGACGTCTATGCGAGCGACGCCGGTTTGCGCCGAATCGAGGATAGCGGGGGGAGGTTTATCGTCGATGGCCGCGCGATCGTCCTGGTTGACGACGTGATTAACAGCGGCTGGACCGTGCAACGCGCGATGACGGCGTTATGGCGGCACGGGCGTCCGGCGTCGGTGCAGCTCGCGGTGCTGAT
- the pyrR gene encoding bifunctional pyr operon transcriptional regulator/uracil phosphoribosyltransferase PyrR: MSAFAATAMDGEAVARAVRRIAHEIAERNTAQERIVLVGIVRRGAKLAGRIAEALAQIGAGRIPVGTLDISSYRDDGRGAAGDPRLIGRDVPFQLEGRRVILVDDVLYTGRTVRAALTALADLGRPEAIELAVLIDRGEHEVPIRADYVGKNIAAPQGQRVYVRLNEIDGVDAVVIGGRKAA; this comes from the coding sequence GTGAGCGCCTTCGCGGCTACGGCGATGGACGGCGAGGCGGTCGCGCGCGCGGTGCGGCGGATCGCGCACGAAATCGCGGAGCGCAACACTGCGCAGGAGCGGATCGTACTCGTCGGAATAGTGCGGCGGGGCGCCAAGCTGGCGGGCCGGATCGCCGAGGCGCTCGCGCAGATCGGGGCGGGGCGAATTCCGGTCGGCACTCTCGACATTTCATCCTATCGCGACGACGGTCGCGGCGCTGCGGGCGATCCACGATTGATCGGGCGCGACGTGCCGTTTCAACTCGAAGGGCGGCGCGTGATCCTGGTCGATGACGTGCTGTATACCGGGCGAACGGTGCGCGCGGCGCTGACGGCGCTGGCTGACTTGGGACGCCCGGAAGCGATCGAGCTCGCGGTTCTAATCGATCGCGGTGAACACGAAGTGCCGATTCGCGCGGACTACGTCGGCAAGAATATCGCGGCGCCGCAGGGTCAGCGCGTGTACGTCCGGCTGAATGAAATTGACGGCGTGGACGCGGTCGTGATCGGCGGACGGAAGGCGGCTTAG
- the lepB gene encoding signal peptidase I: protein MSEPARKWPAPPVTESRKSALREYGEAFAVALALAIVLRTFLIQAYKIPSGSMERTLLIGDHIIVNKLVFGLRMPDSIFGLTPFAGEIPYGKYLFQLERVHRGDVVVFVYPEDQTKDFIKRVVAIPGDVVEIKNGMLILNGVQVDAPYTHFEVGPNERSTSPRDTLEAVRIQPGQYFMMGDNRDRSYDSRFWGPVSRDAIEGRAMFIYWSCADDSSPLTCFYDVRWSRLFHPIR, encoded by the coding sequence ATGAGTGAACCGGCCCGCAAATGGCCCGCGCCGCCTGTCACGGAATCGCGCAAATCCGCCCTGCGCGAGTATGGCGAGGCCTTCGCCGTCGCGCTGGCGCTAGCGATCGTCCTGCGCACTTTTCTGATCCAGGCCTACAAGATTCCCTCGGGCTCGATGGAGCGGACGCTGCTCATCGGCGATCATATAATCGTCAACAAGCTGGTCTTTGGCCTGCGCATGCCGGATTCGATTTTCGGCCTGACCCCGTTTGCCGGCGAGATCCCCTACGGCAAATATTTGTTCCAGCTCGAGCGGGTCCATCGCGGCGATGTTGTGGTCTTCGTCTATCCCGAAGATCAGACCAAGGATTTCATCAAACGCGTCGTCGCGATTCCGGGTGATGTCGTCGAAATCAAGAACGGGATGCTGATTCTGAACGGCGTTCAGGTTGACGCGCCTTACACGCACTTCGAGGTCGGGCCCAACGAGCGCTCGACTTCGCCGCGCGATACGCTTGAGGCGGTCAGGATTCAGCCCGGTCAGTATTTCATGATGGGGGATAATCGCGACCGCAGCTACGACAGCCGTTTCTGGGGCCCGGTCTCGCGCGACGCTATCGAGGGACGTGCGATGTTTATCTACTGGTCGTGCGCCGACGACAGCTCGCCGCTCACCTGTTTCTATGACGTCCGCTGGTCCCGGTTGTTCCATCCCATACGATAG
- the lepA gene encoding translation elongation factor 4, with the protein MTASELIRNFSIIAHIDHGKSTLADRLLERTGALSKRELKEQFLDSMDLERERGITIKARSVRLNYAAQDGRTYVLNLIDTPGHVDFAYEVSRSLAACEGALLVVDASQGVEAQTLANVYMALDHGLEIVPVINKIDLPGADVPGTREQIEKVIGLDASDAILTSAKEGVGIDEVLEAVVRRISPPPDNRGMPLRALIFDSWYDAYEGVIGLVRVFDGELRRGMKIRLMATQKAGEVMRLGHFSPHPQATDALGPGEVGFVVAGIKAVAEMQVGDTVTDAENPASAPLAGFKELKPMVFAGLYPTEANQYGALRDAIDKLRLNDASLICEPETSQALGFGFRAGFLGLLHMEIAQERLEREFGLDLVITAPTVAYRARTTAGAVMTVDNPARLPPENELEEIAEPFILAAIHVPEEYLGAVMGLCEERRGVQRDLRYAGHQHVILHYEMPLAEIVFDFYDRLKSGSRGYASLDYEFLDFRPGSLVKLDIRINGEVLDALSMIVHRDRAYERGRALCQKMRELIPRQMFEIAIQAAVGAKILARESISALRKNVTAKCYGGDITRKRKLLEKQKEGKKRMKQVGRVEIPQEAFLALLRLGE; encoded by the coding sequence ATGACCGCATCCGAACTGATTCGCAATTTTTCGATTATCGCGCATATCGATCATGGCAAGTCGACCCTTGCTGATCGACTGCTCGAGCGCACCGGCGCGCTCAGCAAGCGCGAGCTCAAGGAGCAGTTCCTTGACTCGATGGACCTCGAACGCGAGCGCGGGATAACGATCAAAGCGCGCTCGGTGCGGCTCAACTATGCCGCTCAGGATGGGCGGACTTACGTGCTCAACCTGATCGATACGCCCGGCCACGTCGATTTCGCCTACGAAGTCTCGCGCAGCCTCGCGGCCTGCGAAGGCGCCCTGCTAGTGGTGGACGCGAGTCAGGGGGTTGAGGCGCAGACGCTCGCCAACGTCTATATGGCGCTCGATCACGGCCTCGAAATCGTTCCGGTAATCAACAAGATCGATCTGCCGGGAGCGGACGTCCCGGGCACCCGCGAGCAGATCGAGAAGGTCATCGGACTCGACGCCAGCGACGCGATTCTGACCAGCGCCAAGGAGGGCGTCGGTATCGACGAGGTGCTCGAAGCGGTCGTCCGCCGGATATCGCCACCGCCGGATAATCGCGGGATGCCGCTGCGCGCGCTGATCTTCGATAGCTGGTACGACGCCTACGAGGGCGTGATCGGTCTGGTCCGGGTCTTCGACGGCGAACTGCGCCGCGGCATGAAAATCCGTCTGATGGCTACGCAGAAGGCCGGCGAAGTGATGCGCCTCGGCCATTTTTCGCCGCATCCGCAGGCCACTGACGCGCTCGGCCCGGGCGAAGTCGGTTTTGTCGTCGCCGGGATCAAGGCGGTGGCCGAGATGCAGGTTGGCGATACCGTTACCGACGCTGAGAATCCGGCGAGCGCACCGCTGGCAGGCTTCAAAGAACTCAAGCCGATGGTCTTTGCCGGGCTCTATCCGACCGAGGCCAATCAATACGGTGCGCTGCGCGACGCTATCGATAAGCTGCGGCTTAACGACGCCAGCCTGATCTGCGAGCCGGAAACCTCGCAGGCGCTGGGCTTCGGTTTTCGCGCCGGCTTCCTCGGCCTGCTGCACATGGAGATCGCGCAGGAGCGGCTCGAGCGCGAATTCGGGCTTGATTTGGTTATCACCGCGCCTACTGTTGCCTACCGCGCGCGCACTACCGCCGGCGCGGTCATGACGGTTGATAACCCGGCGCGGCTGCCGCCTGAAAACGAGCTCGAAGAGATCGCCGAGCCCTTCATCCTCGCGGCGATCCACGTCCCGGAGGAATATCTCGGCGCCGTGATGGGCCTGTGCGAAGAGCGTCGCGGCGTGCAGCGCGACCTCCGCTATGCCGGTCATCAGCACGTCATCCTGCACTACGAGATGCCGCTGGCGGAGATCGTCTTCGACTTCTATGACCGGCTGAAGTCCGGAAGTCGCGGGTATGCCTCGCTCGATTACGAGTTTCTGGACTTCCGGCCGGGCTCTCTGGTTAAATTGGACATTCGGATCAACGGCGAGGTCTTGGACGCGCTCTCGATGATCGTGCATCGCGATCGCGCTTACGAACGGGGGCGGGCGCTGTGCCAGAAGATGCGAGAGCTGATTCCGCGCCAGATGTTTGAGATCGCGATTCAAGCCGCCGTCGGCGCCAAGATTCTCGCGCGCGAGAGTATCAGCGCGCTCCGCAAGAACGTCACCGCCAAGTGTTACGGCGGCGACATCACGCGCAAACGCAAACTCCTCGAGAAACAGAAGGAAGGCAAGAAGCGGATGAAGCAGGTGGGACGGGTGGAAATTCCGCAGGAGGCCTTTCTTGCCCTGCTGAGGCTCGGGGAGTAA
- a CDS encoding NAD-dependent epimerase/dehydratase family protein: MKILVTGGAGFIGSHTVDALVATGAHQVAILDDLSAGKREQVNPAASFHHTDLRDAAAVRAVIEQERPEVIVHLAAQMDVRRSVADPAFDAQVNLVGFLNLLEAAREHGLKRVIFSSTGGAIYGEQDVFPCDEDHPRRPVSPYGVAKFATEAYLFFYKTQYGIDYVALRYGNVYGPRQDPHGEAGVVAIFCGRMLEGKPCTIFGDGGQTRDYVYVGDVVRANLAAINSPVSGAFNIGTGVETDVKQLYGALAAAAGVRPAPEFGPARAGEQRRSVISPARAARELKWAPQVALGDGLGRTFAFFKDRFAQRR; the protein is encoded by the coding sequence ATGAAGATATTGGTGACAGGCGGGGCCGGGTTTATCGGCTCGCATACGGTGGATGCGCTGGTTGCGACCGGCGCCCATCAGGTCGCGATTCTCGACGATCTTTCGGCGGGCAAGCGCGAACAGGTCAATCCCGCCGCGAGCTTTCATCACACTGACCTGCGCGACGCCGCCGCAGTCCGTGCCGTCATCGAACAGGAGCGGCCCGAGGTTATTGTCCATCTAGCCGCGCAAATGGATGTCCGCCGTTCGGTCGCCGACCCGGCCTTCGACGCCCAGGTCAATCTCGTCGGCTTTTTGAATTTGCTCGAGGCAGCGCGCGAGCATGGGCTCAAGCGCGTGATTTTTTCCTCGACCGGCGGCGCGATCTATGGCGAGCAGGACGTCTTTCCCTGCGATGAAGATCATCCCCGCCGGCCGGTCAGCCCCTACGGCGTCGCCAAGTTCGCGACCGAGGCTTATCTTTTTTTCTACAAGACGCAGTACGGAATCGATTACGTCGCGCTACGCTACGGCAACGTTTACGGACCGCGTCAGGATCCGCATGGCGAGGCCGGAGTGGTAGCGATCTTCTGCGGCCGGATGCTCGAAGGGAAGCCCTGCACGATCTTCGGCGACGGCGGCCAGACCCGCGATTACGTCTATGTCGGCGACGTCGTCCGCGCCAACCTCGCGGCGATCAACAGTCCGGTCTCGGGCGCGTTCAATATCGGCACCGGCGTCGAGACCGACGTGAAACAGTTGTACGGCGCGCTGGCCGCGGCCGCGGGCGTGCGTCCTGCGCCGGAGTTCGGCCCAGCGCGGGCAGGCGAGCAGCGCCGCTCGGTGATTTCACCGGCGCGGGCTGCGCGCGAACTCAAGTGGGCGCCGCAGGTTGCGCTCGGTGACGGCCTCGGACGAACGTTCGCTTTTTTCAAAGATCGCTTCGCCCAGCGCCGATAA
- a CDS encoding UDP-glucose/GDP-mannose dehydrogenase family protein, with product MNIAVIGTGYVGLVSGTCLAESGNEVICVDINRPRIDQLKAGEVPIYEPGLEELVRRNVKDGRLRFSINLAEAVRDSMVSLLAVGTPMGADGAADLSQITEVASQVAKSANSYHIIAIKSTVPVGTNDRVRAIVERDAGGRIDVCSLPEFLKEGSAIEDFMRPDRVVIGSTSEQATAILREIHSPFVRTDNPILVMDPRSAELTKYASNAMLALRISFINQMANLCEAVGAEINDVRRGMGTDRRIGSQFLFPGVGYGGSCFPKDVQALIHSAGAQNIDFSILRAADKVNDAQKRLMFERAKGHFGGNLKDKVFALWGLAFKPRTDDMREAPSLVVIEELLAAGARIQAHDPEALKNARHIFGDRISYYATNYEALRGADALMILTEWNEFRHPNFQRIKSELRNPVIFDGRNLYDPQLMKALEFSYYSIGRKAV from the coding sequence ATGAATATCGCAGTCATCGGTACGGGCTACGTCGGCCTTGTTAGCGGCACGTGCCTGGCGGAGAGCGGCAACGAAGTCATCTGCGTTGATATCAATCGTCCGCGGATCGATCAGCTCAAGGCCGGCGAGGTGCCGATTTACGAGCCCGGGCTCGAGGAGCTGGTGCGCCGCAACGTCAAGGATGGGCGCTTGCGCTTCAGCATCAACCTCGCCGAGGCGGTGCGCGACTCGATGGTCTCGCTTTTGGCGGTCGGCACGCCGATGGGTGCCGACGGCGCCGCCGATCTATCGCAGATTACCGAGGTCGCCTCGCAAGTCGCCAAAAGTGCGAACAGTTACCACATAATCGCGATCAAGAGCACGGTCCCCGTCGGCACCAATGATCGCGTGCGCGCGATCGTCGAGCGCGACGCGGGTGGCCGTATCGACGTCTGCTCGCTGCCGGAATTTCTCAAGGAAGGTTCCGCGATCGAGGATTTCATGCGGCCCGATCGCGTCGTGATCGGCTCCACCAGCGAGCAGGCGACGGCGATTCTGCGCGAGATTCACAGCCCCTTTGTCCGCACCGACAACCCCATCCTCGTAATGGATCCGCGCTCGGCCGAGCTCACGAAGTATGCGTCCAATGCGATGCTCGCGTTGCGCATCTCGTTCATCAACCAGATGGCCAATCTGTGCGAGGCGGTGGGCGCGGAGATTAACGATGTGCGGCGCGGGATGGGGACGGATCGGCGCATTGGCTCGCAGTTTCTTTTCCCCGGCGTGGGTTACGGCGGCTCGTGCTTTCCCAAGGATGTGCAGGCGCTGATTCATAGCGCGGGGGCGCAGAATATCGATTTTTCGATTCTGCGCGCTGCCGACAAAGTTAACGACGCGCAGAAACGCCTCATGTTCGAACGGGCCAAAGGTCATTTTGGGGGTAATCTCAAAGACAAAGTCTTTGCGCTGTGGGGACTGGCTTTCAAGCCGCGCACCGACGATATGCGCGAGGCTCCCTCGCTGGTCGTGATCGAGGAGCTGCTGGCGGCCGGCGCGCGCATCCAGGCGCACGATCCCGAAGCGTTGAAAAATGCGCGCCACATCTTCGGCGATCGGATAAGCTACTACGCGACCAACTACGAAGCCCTGCGCGGCGCCGACGCTCTGATGATCCTCACCGAGTGGAATGAATTCCGCCATCCCAACTTTCAGCGGATCAAGTCGGAGTTGCGTAATCCGGTGATCTTCGATGGCCGCAACCTCTACGATCCGCAACTGATGAAGGCGCTCGAGTTCAGCTACTACTCGATCGGCCGCAAAGCAGTCTAG
- a CDS encoding glycosyltransferase family 2 protein yields MDVSVVVPLFNERENLTPLYRELDQVLRGLGRSYEIIFVDDGSIDGGAELLRDLRSRDEHVRVIRLARNSGQTAALACGLHHANGEIVVAIDADGENDPADIPALLARLDDGFDLVSGWRIDRWRASRLTRRLPSQAANALISWITGVALHDYGCTLKAYRRGLAQQLMLYGEMHRFVPAIAAEQGARIAEVAVNFRPRRAGRSNYGPGRIVRTLLDLMTVRFLSGYSTRPIQFFGLIGLIIGALGTAWTAILVFEKVVLGHQLGSRPALWLAVLLVVVGVQLVSLGLIGEMLARTYHESQGKPVYIIKEEF; encoded by the coding sequence ATGGATGTCTCAGTAGTTGTTCCGCTCTTCAATGAGCGGGAGAACCTGACGCCGCTGTATCGCGAACTCGATCAAGTGCTGCGCGGGCTCGGCCGCAGCTATGAGATTATTTTTGTTGACGACGGCAGCATCGACGGTGGCGCCGAGCTGCTGCGCGACCTGCGCTCGCGCGACGAGCACGTGCGTGTCATCCGGCTCGCGCGCAACTCCGGCCAGACCGCGGCGCTGGCCTGCGGGCTTCATCACGCGAACGGTGAGATCGTGGTCGCGATCGACGCTGACGGCGAGAATGATCCTGCCGACATTCCCGCGCTGCTGGCCAGGCTGGACGACGGCTTCGACCTCGTCAGCGGCTGGCGGATCGATCGCTGGCGCGCGTCACGGTTGACGCGGCGGCTCCCGTCGCAAGCGGCCAACGCGCTGATTTCGTGGATTACCGGCGTCGCGCTGCACGATTACGGTTGCACGCTGAAAGCCTATCGGCGCGGGCTCGCACAACAACTGATGCTTTACGGCGAGATGCATCGTTTCGTGCCCGCGATCGCCGCGGAGCAGGGCGCACGGATCGCGGAGGTCGCGGTGAATTTTCGTCCGCGCCGCGCCGGGCGTTCCAACTACGGGCCCGGACGAATCGTGCGCACGCTCCTCGATCTAATGACGGTGCGGTTTCTCTCCGGCTACTCGACCCGTCCGATCCAGTTTTTCGGCCTGATCGGTCTAATTATCGGTGCGCTCGGTACGGCCTGGACGGCTATACTGGTATTCGAGAAGGTGGTGCTGGGCCATCAGCTCGGCAGCCGCCCGGCGCTGTGGCTCGCGGTCTTGCTGGTCGTCGTCGGCGTGCAACTGGTGAGCCTCGGCCTGATCGGCGAGATGCTCGCGCGGACCTATCACGAATCGCAGGGCAAGCCGGTTTACATAATCAAAGAGGAATTCTAA
- a CDS encoding PfkB family carbohydrate kinase, with translation MSIVVVGTIGYDTIDTTHGGVSEALGGSASFFALAARFFAPVSIVAAVGSDFREEHWRLFRERSIDLRGMAQIEGPTFRWHGRYHEDMNVRDTVSLALNVFEGFKPDLLPDQQRADYVFLSNISPELQLHVLSQVASPKLVAADTMNHWIENARPALLKLLPRVDILTLNDEEARMLTGEANLIRAGRAILKLGPKTVLVKRGEYGVLKFGGDSMFATPAWPLEEVIDPTGAGDTFAGALMGWLARTGRLTESILRTGIVYGSVLASFTVEKFAVERLATLAWEDIEERYRAFIELTDSHHSRWMSQ, from the coding sequence ATGAGTATAGTGGTAGTCGGCACGATCGGTTACGACACGATCGACACCACTCACGGCGGCGTCAGCGAGGCGCTCGGCGGGTCAGCGAGTTTTTTCGCGCTGGCTGCGCGCTTCTTTGCGCCGGTCAGTATCGTCGCCGCGGTCGGCAGCGACTTCCGCGAGGAGCATTGGCGGCTGTTTCGCGAGCGCAGTATCGATCTGCGCGGGATGGCGCAGATCGAGGGCCCCACCTTTCGCTGGCACGGCCGCTACCACGAAGATATGAACGTCCGCGATACGGTCAGCCTCGCGCTCAACGTCTTCGAGGGCTTCAAGCCCGATCTGCTGCCCGATCAGCAGCGCGCCGACTACGTCTTCCTCAGCAACATCTCGCCCGAGCTTCAGCTCCACGTGCTGTCGCAGGTCGCGAGCCCGAAGCTGGTCGCGGCCGACACGATGAATCACTGGATCGAAAATGCGCGTCCGGCGCTGCTCAAGCTGTTGCCGCGGGTGGATATCCTGACTCTTAACGACGAAGAAGCACGGATGTTGACCGGCGAAGCCAACCTCATCCGCGCCGGCCGTGCGATCCTCAAGCTGGGCCCGAAGACGGTGCTGGTGAAGCGCGGCGAATACGGCGTCCTCAAATTCGGCGGCGACTCGATGTTCGCGACGCCCGCCTGGCCGCTCGAAGAGGTCATCGATCCGACCGGCGCCGGCGACACTTTCGCGGGTGCCTTGATGGGCTGGCTGGCGCGCACCGGCCGCCTTACCGAATCGATTCTGCGCACCGGAATCGTCTACGGCAGCGTGCTGGCTTCGTTCACGGTCGAGAAGTTCGCGGTCGAGCGGCTCGCCACGCTGGCCTGGGAAGATATCGAAGAGCGCTATCGGGCCTTTATCGAGTTGACCGATTCGCATCATTCGCGATGGATGTCTCAGTAG
- the mtnP gene encoding S-methyl-5'-thioadenosine phosphorylase codes for MAGTILGVIGGSGFYQMPGLELVEQIELTTPFGAPSDAYYRGRIGETEVVFLARHGRGHRLLPSELNYRANVYGMKLLGVQRLVSVSTAGSMKEAIAPGDLVVVDQFIDHTYQRRSTFFGDGIVAHVSLADPVCTDLNRTLVEAGRAGDAKVHDGGTYLCIEGPQFSTRAESNLYRTWGVDVISMTAMQEARLAREAELCYATLTLVTDYDCWHQSAGPVDIGEILRVMRANVEKAQRAIANLTTALAGRRRSCACGAALKDAIITDRKAIPAAVAEDLRPIIGKYL; via the coding sequence ATGGCGGGGACGATACTTGGCGTAATCGGCGGTAGCGGTTTTTACCAGATGCCGGGGCTGGAGCTGGTCGAGCAGATCGAGCTGACGACCCCGTTCGGCGCGCCCTCCGACGCCTATTATCGCGGCCGGATAGGCGAAACCGAAGTGGTCTTTCTCGCCCGTCACGGCCGCGGCCATCGGCTTCTGCCGAGCGAACTCAATTATCGCGCGAACGTCTACGGCATGAAGTTGCTTGGGGTGCAGCGACTGGTCTCGGTCAGCACCGCGGGCAGCATGAAGGAGGCGATCGCGCCCGGCGACCTTGTGGTGGTGGATCAATTTATCGATCATACCTATCAGCGCCGTTCAACCTTTTTTGGCGACGGGATCGTCGCGCATGTCTCGCTCGCCGACCCGGTGTGCACAGACTTGAACCGCACTCTGGTCGAGGCTGGGCGCGCGGGCGACGCGAAGGTCCACGACGGCGGAACCTATCTCTGTATCGAGGGGCCGCAATTCTCGACGCGCGCCGAATCAAATCTCTATCGCACCTGGGGCGTTGACGTAATCAGCATGACGGCGATGCAGGAAGCGCGGCTCGCCCGCGAGGCCGAGCTCTGCTACGCGACGCTGACCTTGGTGACCGACTACGACTGCTGGCATCAGAGCGCCGGCCCGGTGGATATCGGCGAGATCCTGCGCGTGATGCGCGCCAACGTCGAGAAGGCGCAGCGCGCGATCGCGAATCTGACTACTGCATTAGCCGGGCGGCGGCGCTCATGTGCCTGCGGCGCGGCGCTCAAGGACGCGATCATTACCGATCGCAAAGCGATTCCAGCCGCTGTCGCCGAAGATCTGCGGCCGATCATCGGAAAATATCTGTAG